Genomic window (Polycladomyces subterraneus):
AGTCGTCTTTGTCGGTAAGGTTCGGGGGATACCCCTTCTTTTTTTGCTATCCCCTTTTTTAGCAAATTTCGTAGATTCCTGAGATATACTGGTAACAGGGTATGTCCCCTGGGGCGTGTCTGGTAAATCCGTGAGAGAGCAAATGCTTTCCCGGGCGAGAGACCGACCATGCCCTGGCTGAGCGAAGACTCAGGAAGCGCAGGAATGAAATCGCGGGCAATTTCCTCTAAGCGTGCTTTGCCCACGTCCTGCGCTTCGGGTCGAACCAGTCATTACCTGTTCCCTTACCGGGCACAGATGGAGCGAGTCGGGAACACAATGTGGACAATATTCAACGGACACGCTCTGATTAAGAAACGGGTCATCACAGGCTATTTGTCAGGGTGTCAACGATCCGAAAAGTGAGAGGGAAAGGACACACTCTAGGGTGTGTCATGGGCGAATGTACTCAGGGTGGGATCAAAGCATCTTCTCACGTTGAATTTGGAAAAGGTGATGGAATTACTACAAGAAGAGGTCTGCCAGGGTGTTTTGTTTTGTTGCCTTCGTGGCCAAGGAGGTACATATGATACCGAAAAGCTGTGACGGGTGTGGTCAAGATATACCCGATGACTTGGTCATTCAATTCAAGGACGACGAGAAGGAAAAAGGCGGCTGGGCGTATATCGGGGAAAATCTCCGTTTTCTTTGCCCGCTGTGTTACCTCATGAGAAAACTGAGGGGGTAATACCGTCAAGGAGGCAAAGAGGATATGCCGCGAAGCTTCCCTGCAGGGCGCAGGTGGGTCGAGTCGGGAAAAAATGAGACAGTATTCACCAGACACACCCTATTGAGACAAGGAGGTGAAGCCATGACAGGGCAACCCCAAGCTTGGCGGACCGGGCTGATCGGGCTGTTGATCGTCGCAGCGTTGATTGGAGCTGTTTGGTATGGCGGAAAACAGGACCGTTCCGCTCGGACGATACAACCATCGTCAACGCCATCCGAGCAGCAGGCCGGGGAAAATCAAGCGCCCCCTCAAAGGAATATGGGATTGAAAAAGGGGGACTCCGCTCCCGTTTTTGCCTTGCAAACGTTGGACGGGCAGACGATGGATTTGGCCAAACGGAACGGCAAGCCGGCCCTGATCAACTTTTGGGCGACGTGGTGCCCGCCGTGCCGTGAGGAGATGCCGGTTTTGCAGTCGATGTACAAGCGGTACGGGAAACATGTGGACTTTTTCATGGTGAATCTCACCACAGAGGAAACCAATGTAGAACGCGTCAGCCAATTTCTCCAACAACACAAGCTGACCTTCCCCGTGCTGAAGGATGAGACGGGAGAAGTGGCGGAAACCTATTCGATCTTGGCTATTCCGACCACTTATATTGTGGATGCCAACGGGGTCATCGTGTGGAGTAAAACAGGCGCCGTCACCAAGAAAGAAGTGACGGACGTGCTGGATTCGCTGATCAAACCGGAGGGATGAGCATGTCGGATTTGTCGTGGTGGCTGGCATTCGGAGCGGGTGTGCTTTCGTTCATCTCCCCCTGTTGTCTTCCGCTGTATCCGTCGTACCTGTCCTACATCACGGGGATCTCGGTCAGTGAATTGAGGGAGAAACAAACGGCGGATGTGCGGCGGGCGGTTGTGTTGCACACCTTGTTTTTCATCTTAGGGTTTTCCATCATTTTTTACCTGCTCGGTTTTTCGGCGACGTGGCTGGGGCAGTTGTTCGAGTCGTATAAAGAGACGATCCGGATGCTGGGCGGCGTGCTGATCGCTGTGATGGGCCTCTTTTTGATGGGGGTCTTTCAACCCGCTTTTCTCATGCGGGAAAAGCGACTGGAAATTTCGGGGCGAAAAATGGGCTATTTCGGCTCGACATTGATCGGGATCGGTTTTGCCGCAGGATGGACACCGTGTGTCGGCCCCGTTTTGGCTTCAGTATTGACATTATCCGCTTCCAACCCCAGTGCGGGGCTCGGATATATCACCGCTTATACACTGGGGTTTGCTATCCCGTTTTTTGTCATGGCGTTTTTCCTGGGGCGAACGCGGTGGATACTGCGTCACTCTGCACGCATTATGAAAGTGGGCGGGGGCGTGATGGTGGTTTTGGGAGTGTTGTTGTATTTCAACCAAATGTCCAAGATCACCGTTTGGCTGATTCAGGTCTTCGGCGATTTTGTCGGGGTGTGAAGCGCGGGAATTTCACGGTCAATCCGTTGGACGGTGAATTAAGGGCAATTTCCTTGCGGGCGACATGGCCCGTATTTTTTATTGGTCTTAATGATCCGTGGACGAACCAATGAATAGTTGGGTAATATACCTATAGTGGTATAAGTATATACGGGAGATCTTTGCAGTTCAACACATCCGTGTAAATCGGAAAATATTAGAAATCGATTCATTTCAGTGTCGTTCGCTCAATGAGGGAGGGGATGTTATTGGACGGCTGGGTATGGTTACTTGTCATCGGGTTGGTGGGTTGGATCGGGGTGCGATGGCTTCAGACCCACGGAGTGAAAACCCTCTCTCCGGATGCGTTTTACCAAGCGATGCAGCAGTCAGACAGTCAATTGATTGATGTACGGGAACCGGAGGAGTATCGGGACGGACACATTCCGGGGGCGATCAACGTGCCCGTCGGGCGTCTGTCACATCATCTCCCGCAATTGTCCAAAGAAAAACCCGTGCTTCTCTACTGCCAGAGCGGCAATCGCAGTGGTATTGCTGCGCGGATGCTGAAAAAACAGGGGTTTAAGGAAGTGTATCATTTGCGTGGTGGTCTCTTCGGATGGCCGTACCAAACGACACGCGAATCATAAGGAGGTTGCAAGTGAAGGGGGGATCAGCCCATGGAATACACG
Coding sequences:
- a CDS encoding redoxin family protein, producing MTGQPQAWRTGLIGLLIVAALIGAVWYGGKQDRSARTIQPSSTPSEQQAGENQAPPQRNMGLKKGDSAPVFALQTLDGQTMDLAKRNGKPALINFWATWCPPCREEMPVLQSMYKRYGKHVDFFMVNLTTEETNVERVSQFLQQHKLTFPVLKDETGEVAETYSILAIPTTYIVDANGVIVWSKTGAVTKKEVTDVLDSLIKPEG
- a CDS encoding cytochrome c biogenesis CcdA family protein, producing the protein MSMSDLSWWLAFGAGVLSFISPCCLPLYPSYLSYITGISVSELREKQTADVRRAVVLHTLFFILGFSIIFYLLGFSATWLGQLFESYKETIRMLGGVLIAVMGLFLMGVFQPAFLMREKRLEISGRKMGYFGSTLIGIGFAAGWTPCVGPVLASVLTLSASNPSAGLGYITAYTLGFAIPFFVMAFFLGRTRWILRHSARIMKVGGGVMVVLGVLLYFNQMSKITVWLIQVFGDFVGV
- a CDS encoding rhodanese-like domain-containing protein; amino-acid sequence: MDGWVWLLVIGLVGWIGVRWLQTHGVKTLSPDAFYQAMQQSDSQLIDVREPEEYRDGHIPGAINVPVGRLSHHLPQLSKEKPVLLYCQSGNRSGIAARMLKKQGFKEVYHLRGGLFGWPYQTTRES